In Candidatus Margulisiibacteriota bacterium, the genomic window AAATACCTTATTGACAACTTTTTCCGATTGCAGTACAATAATATAGTTAAGGTACCGTTTGGGATAACGAGCCAGTCCTTCTGCCGATGAATTAGAAGGATCACAAATCTCCCTATTTTTCCCCGATGAAGTCGGGGAGCGGGGGAGTTTGTGTTTTTTTTATGGGAGTAAACGATGCAGGAAATTATTACGCTTGTTTGCGGTGAATGTAAAAGAAAAAATTACACCACTACTAAGAACAAGAAGAACACTAAAGAGAGGATCGAGTTGACGAAGTATTGCAAGTGGGACCGGAAGCATACAGCGCATAAAGAGGAAAAATAATTTCTCTTTGTCGGCAACGCTCTGGGAGTGTCGGTTAATGGCAAACCACTGGTCTCCAAAACCAGGACTGGGGGTTCAAGTCCCTCCACTCCCGGTTTTAAATTATTGAATGAAAAATAAGATAGTTAATTACTTTAACGAGACTCTGGCGGAAATGAAGAAGGTCGCCTGGCCGGATCGGCAATATGTTACCGCGGCGACCGTGATAATTTTAGTGATCGTTCTGATGACCGGTTTTTTTGTGTTGTTCGTCGATTATGTG contains:
- the rpmG gene encoding 50S ribosomal protein L33, giving the protein MQEIITLVCGECKRKNYTTTKNKKNTKERIELTKYCKWDRKHTAHKEEK
- the secE gene encoding preprotein translocase subunit SecE, producing the protein MKNKIVNYFNETLAEMKKVAWPDRQYVTAATVIILVIVLMTGFFVLFVDYVLGSVFKLILG